The following proteins come from a genomic window of Sphaerisporangium rubeum:
- a CDS encoding TauD/TfdA dioxygenase family protein yields MSLNVTPVAGRIGAEISGVRLGGDLPAGQVAEIRRLLLTHKVVFFRSQWHLGEEEQVAFARLLGEPTGAHPTVPALHGNAHILDLDYSAGQKVDRWHTDVTFVDRPPLASVLRAITVPPAGGDTLWANTVTAYENLPEALRDLVDRLRAVHTNQFDYARVAASDDPERTKKYAEVFSATTYETEHPVVRVHPETGERSILLGDFAKRISGLSAQTSASIIALVQEQVTQVENTVRWRWSPGDVAVWDNRATQHRVVHDFGDQARRLHRVTIAGDVPEGVDGRPSVALAGDASAYSPLAA; encoded by the coding sequence ATGTCCCTGAACGTCACCCCCGTCGCGGGCCGCATCGGCGCCGAGATCTCCGGCGTGCGCCTCGGCGGCGACCTGCCGGCCGGACAGGTCGCCGAGATCCGCCGGCTCCTGCTCACGCACAAGGTCGTCTTCTTCCGCAGCCAGTGGCACCTCGGCGAGGAGGAGCAGGTCGCCTTCGCGCGCCTGCTCGGCGAGCCGACCGGCGCGCACCCGACCGTCCCGGCCCTGCACGGCAATGCGCACATCCTCGACCTGGACTACAGCGCAGGCCAGAAGGTCGACCGCTGGCACACCGACGTCACCTTCGTCGACCGGCCGCCGCTCGCGTCGGTGCTGCGCGCGATCACCGTCCCGCCGGCCGGCGGCGACACGCTCTGGGCCAACACCGTGACCGCCTACGAGAACCTGCCGGAGGCGCTGCGCGACCTCGTGGACCGGCTGCGGGCCGTGCACACCAACCAGTTCGACTACGCGCGGGTCGCCGCCTCCGACGATCCCGAGCGCACCAAGAAGTACGCCGAGGTGTTCTCCGCCACCACCTACGAGACCGAGCACCCGGTGGTGCGGGTGCACCCGGAGACCGGTGAGCGGTCGATCCTGCTCGGCGACTTCGCCAAGCGGATCTCCGGCCTGTCGGCGCAGACCTCGGCGTCGATCATCGCTCTCGTCCAGGAGCAGGTCACGCAGGTGGAGAACACGGTGCGCTGGCGCTGGTCACCGGGGGACGTGGCCGTCTGGGACAACCGGGCCACGCAGCACCGTGTGGTCCACGACTTCGGCGACCAGGCCCGGCGGCTGCACCGGGTCACCATCGCCGGGGACGTCCCCGAGGGTGTCGACGGACGGCCGAGCGTCGCACTGGCCGGGGACGCCTCCGCGTACTCGCCGCTCGCCGCCTGA
- a CDS encoding ABC transporter permease translates to MAATETRAADAHARQLAGLDALELVAPRRTALPTRAWAAAWPVLSAIAIVLVIWQGVVWAGWWPEYVFAGPVTTLTDLAHRLGEAEFYQAVAVTMRRAIVGFALAIAVGLVVGALVSRIGPLRRAVGSLITGLQTMPSIAWFPLAILLFGLTESAILFVVVLGAAPSIANGLIAGVDYTPPILLRAGHMLGFRRLSLYRHVILPASLPSFLAGLKQGWAFAWRSLMAGELLVIIANRPSLGEQLHFARELADSPGLLATMIIILVIGIVVDRVFGAADNALRRRWGLHQVTN, encoded by the coding sequence ATGGCGGCAACTGAGACCCGCGCGGCCGACGCGCACGCGCGGCAACTCGCCGGCCTCGACGCGCTGGAGCTCGTGGCACCGCGTAGGACGGCCCTCCCCACCCGCGCCTGGGCCGCGGCGTGGCCGGTGCTGTCGGCCATCGCCATCGTGCTCGTCATCTGGCAAGGCGTGGTGTGGGCCGGCTGGTGGCCCGAGTACGTCTTCGCCGGGCCCGTCACCACGCTGACCGACCTCGCGCACCGGCTCGGGGAGGCCGAGTTCTACCAGGCGGTCGCCGTCACCATGCGCCGCGCCATCGTCGGCTTCGCGCTCGCGATCGCGGTGGGCCTGGTCGTCGGCGCGCTGGTGTCGCGCATCGGGCCGCTGCGCCGCGCGGTCGGCTCGCTCATCACCGGCCTGCAGACCATGCCGTCCATCGCGTGGTTCCCGCTCGCCATCCTGCTGTTCGGCCTCACCGAGAGCGCGATCCTGTTCGTCGTCGTGCTCGGCGCCGCGCCGTCCATCGCCAACGGCCTGATCGCCGGAGTCGACTACACCCCGCCGATCCTGCTGCGCGCGGGTCACATGCTCGGGTTCCGCCGGCTGTCGCTGTACCGGCACGTCATCCTGCCGGCGTCGCTGCCGTCGTTCCTCGCCGGCCTCAAGCAGGGCTGGGCCTTCGCCTGGCGCTCCCTGATGGCCGGCGAACTGCTCGTCATCATCGCCAACCGTCCCTCGCTCGGCGAGCAGCTCCACTTCGCGCGCGAACTCGCCGACTCACCCGGCCTGCTCGCCACCATGATCATCATCCTGGTGATCGGAATCGTGGTCGACCGGGTCTTCGGTGCGGCCGACAACGCGCTACGCCGCCGCTGGGGACTGCACCAGGTCACCAACTGA
- a CDS encoding ABC transporter ATP-binding protein, whose translation MTAPLVEQAGGRVEGDNPAIRLSAVSKIYGQGRNGLLALDEVSLDVAPGEFVCLLGASGCGKSTLLSLVAGLDRPTAGTIEVDRKRVALMFQEPALFPWLTVSANVEMALRAKGLAKAERRERAQEFLRVVHLGDFGAKRPHELSGGMRQRVALARALAQDADVLLMDEPFGALDAMTRDLLHDELERIWRERGLAVLFVTHNVREAVRLGDRVVLLSSRPGRVVEDFRVTLPRPRRGESPEVGRQAAQITERLKQEVMRHGGN comes from the coding sequence ATGACTGCTCCGCTTGTGGAGCAGGCCGGCGGCCGGGTCGAGGGTGACAACCCCGCGATCCGGCTTTCGGCCGTCTCCAAGATCTACGGTCAGGGCAGGAACGGGCTGCTCGCCCTGGACGAGGTGTCGCTGGACGTGGCCCCCGGCGAGTTCGTCTGCCTGCTCGGCGCGTCCGGGTGCGGCAAGAGCACCCTGCTGTCGCTGGTCGCCGGGCTGGACCGGCCGACGGCCGGGACCATCGAGGTGGATCGCAAACGGGTGGCCCTGATGTTCCAGGAACCCGCGCTGTTCCCCTGGCTGACGGTGTCGGCGAACGTCGAGATGGCGCTGCGCGCCAAAGGCCTCGCCAAGGCCGAGCGCCGCGAGCGCGCGCAGGAGTTCCTGCGCGTCGTGCACCTCGGCGACTTCGGCGCCAAACGTCCGCACGAGCTGTCCGGCGGCATGCGCCAGCGCGTCGCGCTCGCCAGGGCCCTGGCCCAGGACGCCGACGTGCTGCTCATGGACGAGCCGTTCGGCGCGCTGGACGCCATGACCCGTGACCTGCTGCACGACGAACTGGAGCGCATCTGGCGCGAACGCGGCCTCGCGGTGCTGTTCGTCACCCACAACGTGCGCGAGGCCGTACGGCTCGGTGACCGCGTGGTGCTGCTGTCCAGCCGTCCCGGCCGGGTCGTCGAGGACTTCCGCGTCACGTTGCCGCGGCCGCGGCGCGGCGAGTCACCCGAGGTGGGACGGCAGGCGGCTCAGATCACCGAACGGCTGAAGCAGGAGGTCATGCGCCATGGCGGCAACTGA
- a CDS encoding ABC transporter substrate-binding protein — MNARRVRGVVAVAAALALTTLAAACGGTDAGTPAGGGAGGSAAAGPAEVRLGFFPNITHATALVGVEKGFFAKQLGSGTTLKTSQFNAGPAAIEAVFSGAIDATYVGPNPAINAWSKSKGQAIKIVAGAASGGVFLVVKPEIKSVEDLKGKKIATPQLGNTQDVALRYWLNEKGIKTDTKGGGEVSIVPQENSQTVQTFATGDIDGAWVPEPFASRLIKESGGTVLVDERDLWPNKQFVITHLIVRQEFAKEHPDTVKKLIEAHVEANAYINSDPAGAAQTINAALEKLTGKPLKPEVLDAAIKNITFTNDPIASSLVGSADHAVKVGLLDPVDLNGIYDLTILNEVLAAKGEQAISDK, encoded by the coding sequence ATGAACGCTCGCAGGGTTCGCGGGGTGGTGGCGGTCGCCGCCGCTCTGGCGCTCACGACCTTGGCGGCGGCCTGCGGGGGCACGGACGCCGGCACTCCGGCCGGCGGAGGGGCCGGTGGATCGGCGGCGGCGGGCCCGGCCGAGGTACGGCTCGGGTTCTTCCCCAACATCACGCACGCCACCGCGCTCGTCGGGGTGGAGAAGGGCTTCTTCGCCAAGCAGCTCGGCAGTGGCACGACCTTGAAGACCAGCCAGTTCAACGCCGGCCCGGCCGCCATCGAGGCGGTGTTCTCCGGCGCCATCGACGCCACCTACGTCGGCCCGAACCCGGCGATCAACGCGTGGTCCAAGTCCAAGGGCCAGGCCATCAAGATCGTGGCGGGTGCGGCGTCCGGCGGCGTGTTCCTCGTGGTCAAGCCGGAGATCAAGTCCGTCGAGGACCTCAAGGGGAAGAAGATCGCGACCCCGCAGCTCGGCAACACCCAGGACGTGGCCCTGCGGTACTGGCTGAACGAGAAGGGGATCAAGACCGACACCAAGGGTGGCGGCGAGGTCTCCATCGTCCCGCAGGAGAACTCCCAGACCGTGCAGACGTTCGCCACCGGTGACATCGACGGCGCCTGGGTCCCCGAGCCGTTCGCCAGCCGCCTCATCAAAGAGAGTGGCGGCACGGTGCTGGTCGACGAGCGCGACCTGTGGCCGAACAAGCAGTTCGTGATCACCCACCTGATCGTGCGGCAGGAGTTCGCCAAGGAGCACCCCGACACCGTCAAGAAGCTGATCGAGGCGCACGTCGAGGCCAACGCCTACATCAACTCCGACCCGGCCGGGGCCGCGCAGACCATCAACGCCGCACTGGAGAAGCTCACCGGCAAGCCGCTCAAGCCGGAGGTCCTCGACGCGGCGATCAAGAACATCACGTTCACCAACGACCCGATCGCCTCGTCGCTCGTCGGCAGCGCCGACCACGCCGTCAAGGTCGGGCTGCTCGACCCGGTGGACCTGAACGGCATCTACGACCTGACGATCCTCAACGAGGTCCTCGCCGCCAAGGGCGAGCAGGCCATCTCCGACAAGTAG